The proteins below are encoded in one region of Aestuariivirga litoralis:
- a CDS encoding MerR family transcriptional regulator, with protein MTIEKSPDAFRTISEVAEELNVPQHVLRFWETRFTQIKPMKRAGGRRYYRPADVELLKGIHELLYKKGYTIRGVQLVLKEEGAPYVSGIGRGEVMARKSELAILGAPQPGTAKVAPRLGRATPGRNVDQAPKVIHKLSTNQSDALRAALKDLGDARKLLDPRG; from the coding sequence ATGACGATCGAAAAGTCACCCGATGCGTTTCGCACAATCAGCGAGGTCGCGGAGGAATTGAACGTGCCGCAGCATGTGCTGCGCTTCTGGGAAACCAGGTTCACGCAAATCAAACCGATGAAGCGCGCCGGTGGGCGCCGCTATTACCGTCCCGCTGACGTGGAGCTGCTGAAGGGCATTCACGAGCTTCTCTACAAGAAGGGCTACACCATCCGTGGTGTGCAACTTGTGCTGAAGGAAGAGGGTGCGCCTTACGTATCGGGCATCGGCCGTGGCGAAGTCATGGCGCGCAAGAGCGAGCTGGCCATCCTCGGAGCACCGCAGCCGGGCACCGCAAAGGTGGCCCCGCGCCTGGGCCGTGCCACACCGGGCCGCAATGTGGATCAGGCCCCGAAAGTCATCCACAAGCTGTCCACCAATCAGTCCGACGCGCTGCGTGCAGCCCTGAAAGATTTGGGCGACGCCCGCAAATTGCTTGATCCACGCGGATAA
- a CDS encoding integration host factor subunit alpha, translating into MNTKTLTRADLTEVLHREVGLSRTESADMVNSVLDLVSDALVEGQTVKLSSFGTFMVRAKRQRIGRNPKTGVEVPITPRRVLVFRPSQIMKNIVNGEEPGDVD; encoded by the coding sequence ATGAATACCAAAACCTTGACGCGCGCCGACCTGACTGAAGTTCTTCACCGTGAAGTGGGCCTGTCTCGTACAGAGTCAGCTGATATGGTGAATTCCGTGCTGGATCTGGTTTCAGATGCTTTGGTGGAGGGGCAGACAGTCAAGCTGTCATCTTTCGGTACTTTCATGGTACGCGCCAAAAGGCAACGTATTGGACGTAATCCAAAAACCGGTGTTGAGGTGCCAATCACCCCGCGCCGCGTGTTGGTGTTCAGGCCAAGCCAGATTATGAAGAATATCGTCAATGGCGAGGAGCCGGGCGACGTAGACTGA
- a CDS encoding beta-ketoacyl-ACP synthase III, which yields MTRSVIAGVGSALPRHILTNDDLSKIVDTTDAWITERTGIKARHIAGDDETTKSLAVEAARNALAHAGLEASAVDLIVLATSTPDHTFPATATEVQAELGITKGAAFDLQAVCSGFIYALTTADALIKSGQATCALVIGSETFSRILDWNDRATCVLFGDGAGAFVITANDGEEGGIMNCKLRSDGRYQNKLYVDGGPSTTKTVGHLRMEGREVFKHAVTNMHEVIGEILRAADVKVADIDWFVPHQANKRILDTTAGKLGVPTEKFIVTLDKHGNTSAASIPLAFDYGVKQGLIKRGQLVLMEAMGGGFTWGGILARF from the coding sequence ATGACACGTTCTGTGATTGCCGGCGTCGGCTCGGCCTTGCCGCGCCATATTCTCACCAATGATGATCTCTCCAAGATAGTGGACACCACCGATGCTTGGATCACCGAGCGCACCGGCATCAAGGCCCGCCACATCGCGGGTGATGATGAAACCACCAAGTCGCTTGCCGTCGAAGCCGCGCGCAATGCGCTAGCCCATGCCGGGCTTGAAGCCAGTGCCGTTGATCTGATCGTGCTGGCCACCTCGACACCGGATCATACGTTTCCCGCCACCGCAACTGAAGTGCAGGCCGAGCTTGGCATCACCAAGGGCGCGGCCTTTGACCTGCAGGCCGTATGTTCAGGCTTCATCTACGCACTGACAACGGCAGACGCCCTCATTAAGTCTGGCCAGGCCACATGTGCTTTGGTCATCGGCTCTGAAACATTCTCGCGCATCCTCGACTGGAACGACCGCGCCACCTGCGTGCTGTTTGGCGATGGAGCAGGGGCCTTCGTGATCACAGCGAATGATGGCGAGGAGGGCGGCATCATGAATTGCAAGCTGCGTTCCGATGGGCGCTATCAAAACAAGCTTTATGTCGATGGCGGCCCTTCTACCACGAAGACCGTGGGGCACCTGCGTATGGAAGGCCGTGAGGTTTTCAAACACGCTGTCACCAATATGCACGAGGTGATCGGAGAGATTCTCCGGGCTGCCGATGTCAAGGTTGCCGACATAGACTGGTTCGTGCCGCATCAGGCCAACAAAAGGATTCTCGACACAACGGCAGGCAAACTTGGCGTGCCGACCGAGAAATTTATTGTGACGCTGGACAAGCACGGCAATACTTCAGCTGCGTCGATCCCGCTCGCCTTTGATTACGGTGTAAAACAAGGACTTATTAAACGCGGCCAGCTCGTTTTGATGGAAGCCATGGGGGGCGGTTTCACCTGGGGCGGGATTTTGGCACGATTTTGA
- the plsX gene encoding phosphate acyltransferase PlsX, with translation MTSKLKIAIDAMGGDHGPDVAIPGAALAAKRHPDVDFIFYGDSAKISPIVAAQSHLSQRAEIRNADVAVGMDEKPSQALRRGRNKSGMWLAIESVRAGEAAAVVSAGNTGALMAMARFILRTMPGIERPAIAAVWPTMNGECVVLDVGATVGADAHQLVEFAIMGEAMASCLFGKQHPTVGLLNIGVEEVKGNDSVKEAGRMLRELKLPLKYEGYVEGDDIGKGKVDVVVTEGFTGNVALKTAEGTSKQITSLLRSALRASIITKIGAFLASSAFDALRDRLDPRKHNGGVLLGLNGVVVKSHGGTDALGFATAIEVAIDMVRNGLTQRIAADVAEVHNVLQAGLPSADTAA, from the coding sequence ATGACGTCAAAACTGAAAATCGCAATTGATGCCATGGGCGGTGACCATGGCCCGGACGTTGCGATTCCAGGGGCTGCTTTGGCCGCCAAGCGCCACCCCGATGTTGATTTCATTTTTTATGGTGACAGCGCGAAAATTTCTCCGATTGTCGCCGCTCAGAGCCACCTGTCGCAGCGTGCCGAAATCCGCAACGCCGATGTGGCGGTGGGGATGGATGAAAAGCCTTCGCAGGCGCTGCGCCGCGGCCGCAACAAAAGCGGCATGTGGCTGGCGATTGAAAGCGTGCGTGCCGGCGAAGCTGCGGCCGTTGTTTCCGCCGGCAATACCGGTGCTTTGATGGCGATGGCGCGCTTTATCCTGCGCACCATGCCCGGCATTGAACGCCCGGCCATTGCCGCCGTCTGGCCCACCATGAACGGAGAGTGCGTGGTGCTCGACGTGGGTGCCACGGTGGGCGCTGATGCGCATCAGCTGGTGGAATTCGCCATCATGGGCGAGGCGATGGCCTCGTGCCTGTTCGGCAAACAGCACCCGACCGTGGGCCTCCTCAACATTGGTGTCGAGGAAGTCAAAGGCAATGACAGCGTCAAGGAAGCCGGCCGCATGCTGCGCGAGCTGAAGTTGCCACTGAAATATGAAGGCTATGTCGAGGGTGACGACATTGGCAAGGGCAAGGTCGATGTGGTGGTGACCGAGGGTTTCACCGGCAACGTCGCCTTGAAGACGGCTGAGGGAACATCAAAGCAAATCACCAGCTTGTTGCGCAGTGCATTGCGCGCCAGCATCATCACCAAGATTGGTGCATTCCTGGCATCCAGCGCTTTCGATGCGCTGCGTGATCGGCTGGACCCGCGCAAGCACAATGGCGGCGTGCTCCTTGGCCTCAATGGCGTAGTTGTGAAAAGCCATGGCGGCACCGATGCCCTGGGCTTTGCCACCGCCATTGAAGTGGCGATCGACATGGTGCGCAATGGCCTGACCCAACGCATCGCCGCCGATGTTGCCGAAGTGCACAATGTTTTGCAGGCGGGACTTCCGAGCGCGGACACCGCGGCATGA
- a CDS encoding YceD family protein, which yields MTSKKITSVEFSRPLIVDRVPRKGSHEVFEADETERTRLATRFALPQLHKLSARLLAMPWRGGGLKVTGTVEADVTRVSVVSLEEFRQTTSFQVERFFLTANKIDESIEDDADPIVNGEVDLGEIVSEALGLELDPYPRKPGEVFAAEPENP from the coding sequence ATGACCAGTAAAAAGATCACGAGCGTGGAATTCTCCCGGCCTCTGATCGTGGACCGGGTTCCGCGCAAGGGCTCGCATGAAGTATTCGAAGCCGATGAGACGGAGCGTACGCGCCTGGCCACGCGATTTGCGCTGCCACAGCTCCACAAGCTTTCTGCCAGGTTGCTTGCCATGCCCTGGCGCGGTGGCGGGCTCAAGGTCACAGGAACGGTGGAAGCGGATGTGACCCGGGTTTCAGTCGTCTCGCTGGAAGAGTTCCGCCAGACGACCAGCTTTCAGGTGGAGCGCTTCTTCCTCACCGCCAACAAGATCGATGAAAGCATCGAGGACGATGCCGACCCGATTGTGAATGGTGAGGTTGATCTCGGAGAAATCGTCTCGGAAGCGCTGGGTCTGGAGCTCGATCCCTATCCCCGAAAACCCGGCGAAGTCTTTGCTGCCGAGCCAGAAAATCCCTGA
- a CDS encoding ubiquinol-cytochrome C chaperone family protein — MPDTIDGRFDMLVLHLALVIARLKHEENELRQHLVNRFCNDMDDNLREIGASDIAVGKKVRRMAEAFQGRYAAYDAATDEATLKAALQRNVYAGRDVSGVSTLAHYVLTARSALAKQHPNVIASGKVQFS, encoded by the coding sequence GTGCCTGACACGATTGATGGGCGTTTTGACATGCTGGTGCTGCACCTGGCTCTGGTCATCGCGCGCCTCAAGCATGAGGAAAATGAACTTCGTCAGCATCTCGTCAACCGCTTCTGCAACGACATGGATGACAATCTGCGCGAGATCGGCGCCAGCGACATTGCGGTCGGCAAGAAAGTGCGCCGCATGGCCGAGGCATTTCAGGGCCGCTATGCCGCCTATGATGCCGCCACGGATGAGGCCACGTTAAAAGCGGCCCTGCAGCGCAATGTCTATGCGGGCAGGGATGTGAGTGGGGTCTCTACGTTGGCGCACTATGTGTTGACAGCACGAAGCGCTCTCGCGAAGCAACATCCGAACGTGATTGCATCCGGCAAGGTGCAATTCTCATGA
- a CDS encoding outer membrane protein assembly factor BamE: protein MWLVTAVVASALAGCTPEIDHRGYLPKPGVFNQIHAGMSKVEVEGNLGSPTTTASVNFAGDSYYYISSTTQQTAFFKPVETDRLVIAVRFDRQDRVSGVAQYGLQDGHVIDMNTRKSPVTGSEFSLLVELFKGVGDSTPTPGASAMKPTR from the coding sequence ATGTGGCTTGTAACGGCCGTTGTTGCAAGCGCATTGGCGGGTTGCACCCCTGAAATCGACCACCGCGGCTATCTGCCCAAACCCGGCGTTTTCAACCAGATTCATGCCGGCATGTCGAAAGTGGAAGTGGAAGGCAATCTCGGTTCGCCCACCACCACGGCCTCAGTCAACTTTGCTGGCGACAGCTATTATTACATTTCTTCCACCACGCAGCAGACGGCATTTTTCAAACCAGTGGAAACCGACAGATTGGTGATCGCCGTGCGATTTGACCGGCAGGACCGCGTTTCAGGCGTGGCTCAATATGGCCTGCAGGACGGGCATGTGATCGACATGAACACCCGCAAGAGCCCGGTAACGGGTTCAGAATTCTCGTTGCTGGTGGAGCTGTTCAAGGGCGTGGGAGATAGCACGCCGACTCCCGGCGCATCAGCCATGAAACCCACGAGGTAA
- a CDS encoding chemotaxis protein CheW, with the protein MALSGSNNGDRELVIFKNGELEYCIDIMQVREIRGWTTATPIPRAPDYMVGVINLRGTVLPVLDLKMRLGGEKSEPTVRHAIIVVQGGDQLTGLLVEGVSDIISIKEDMLHPTPDVSSAIARSFVTGIVTLEGRMISLLSLEEILPKAALEAA; encoded by the coding sequence ATGGCTTTGTCCGGTAGCAATAATGGTGATCGCGAACTGGTCATTTTCAAGAATGGCGAGCTCGAATATTGCATCGATATCATGCAGGTTCGCGAAATCCGCGGATGGACCACGGCAACCCCGATCCCACGCGCACCGGATTACATGGTGGGCGTGATCAACTTGCGCGGAACAGTTTTGCCCGTGCTGGATCTGAAAATGCGCTTGGGCGGTGAAAAATCAGAGCCCACCGTGCGTCACGCCATTATCGTGGTTCAGGGCGGCGACCAACTAACCGGCCTTTTAGTTGAGGGTGTCTCGGACATCATCTCCATCAAGGAAGATATGTTGCATCCCACGCCGGATGTCAGCTCGGCCATTGCCCGCAGTTTTGTGACCGGCATCGTGACATTGGAGGGCCGCATGATCAGCCTTCTGTCGCTCGAAGAAATCCTGCCAAAGGCGGCGCTCGAAGCGGCGTAA
- a CDS encoding methyl-accepting chemotaxis protein — MSLFIGAVGVASAGAGLWSVTALQASLTKQDRLNDLANVQMNIDMMHDALRADVLIGLSTLEPDSQISLATVKTQFSDHAKNMQSLSGRASMLSTTEIVGNDIVNAVDEAQHPLFKYTATAREIIDGIDGHAAEAKAKLPDFLDQFHKLEDQLGDMGEKIQTAAGDQSTQLSEFANYNRLLMLGVLVFSVIAAALMGLMLRLQVINPLNKLVTVIRKLADGDVNVDPPGVRRGDELGMIARAVAIFRDHEITLRAEREEQGRAKLQADEDRRSAEAAAINNERSLVMKAIGGAMEKLARKDLTYRLKSDLPEAYRKLQGDFNDAIGAFERVIEKLSQSSSAITTGTREITTASDDLTQRTEMQAANLEETAAAVSDITNKVRATATGAGHAREVVSAAKNEAAQSGEIVRQAIDAMNSIEGSSKQITQIIGVIDEIAFQTNLLALNAGVEAARAGDAGRGFAVVAQEVRALAQRSAEAAKQIKTLIASSHAQVQHGVRLVGDTSTLLERIVRRVVEINDVVADIATGAADQAQSLGQVNSAVDSMDKATQQNAAMVEETTAATHQLAILSTELHDIVSTFAISGGTKPIMALKPANPVVAPKAASMAHSEPAQRTSRSLLGKTGTDDWSEF; from the coding sequence ATGAGCCTGTTTATCGGCGCCGTCGGCGTCGCATCTGCAGGTGCAGGTCTGTGGAGTGTGACCGCGCTGCAAGCCAGCCTGACCAAGCAGGACCGCCTGAATGACCTCGCCAATGTGCAGATGAACATCGACATGATGCATGATGCATTGCGCGCCGATGTATTGATCGGCCTCTCCACGTTGGAGCCTGACTCACAGATTTCGCTGGCAACGGTGAAGACGCAGTTTTCCGATCATGCCAAGAACATGCAGTCGCTTTCGGGGCGCGCCTCAATGCTCTCCACCACTGAAATTGTCGGTAACGACATTGTAAACGCGGTGGATGAAGCGCAGCACCCGCTGTTCAAATATACGGCGACCGCCCGCGAAATCATCGACGGTATCGATGGGCATGCAGCTGAAGCCAAGGCCAAGCTCCCCGATTTTCTGGATCAGTTCCATAAGCTCGAAGACCAGCTGGGTGATATGGGTGAGAAAATCCAGACGGCAGCTGGCGATCAGTCTACTCAATTGTCGGAATTCGCCAATTACAACCGCCTGCTCATGCTGGGCGTTCTGGTCTTCTCGGTCATCGCAGCGGCGCTCATGGGCCTGATGTTACGCCTGCAGGTGATCAACCCGCTAAACAAACTTGTCACGGTAATCCGCAAGCTCGCCGACGGTGATGTGAATGTGGATCCACCAGGCGTGAGGCGTGGCGATGAGCTGGGCATGATCGCCCGTGCGGTTGCCATTTTCCGCGATCATGAAATCACCTTGCGTGCCGAGCGTGAGGAGCAGGGGCGCGCCAAGCTGCAGGCTGATGAAGATCGCCGCAGTGCTGAAGCTGCAGCCATCAACAATGAACGCAGCCTGGTCATGAAAGCCATTGGTGGCGCCATGGAAAAACTGGCTCGGAAGGATCTGACCTATCGCCTGAAATCCGATCTGCCCGAGGCTTACAGGAAGTTGCAGGGCGATTTCAACGATGCCATCGGTGCCTTTGAAAGAGTGATCGAGAAACTTTCGCAGAGTTCCTCTGCCATCACCACCGGCACCCGCGAAATCACCACCGCGTCCGATGACCTGACCCAGCGCACTGAAATGCAGGCGGCCAATCTCGAAGAAACCGCCGCCGCCGTATCCGATATCACCAACAAAGTGCGAGCCACCGCCACCGGTGCTGGCCATGCCCGCGAAGTCGTTTCTGCGGCAAAGAATGAGGCCGCACAAAGCGGTGAAATCGTACGCCAGGCGATTGATGCCATGAACAGCATCGAAGGCTCGTCAAAGCAGATCACTCAGATTATCGGCGTGATCGACGAGATCGCCTTCCAGACAAATCTTCTGGCGTTGAATGCCGGCGTGGAAGCTGCGCGTGCTGGCGATGCTGGCCGCGGCTTTGCAGTGGTGGCGCAGGAAGTGCGTGCACTGGCCCAGCGATCGGCCGAGGCTGCCAAGCAGATCAAGACGCTCATTGCATCCTCGCATGCGCAGGTGCAGCACGGTGTGCGCCTTGTAGGCGACACCAGCACCTTGCTGGAGCGCATCGTGCGCCGCGTCGTTGAAATCAATGATGTGGTGGCCGATATAGCCACCGGTGCAGCCGACCAGGCCCAAAGTCTGGGCCAGGTAAACTCTGCAGTGGATAGCATGGACAAGGCCACCCAGCAGAATGCCGCGATGGTCGAAGAAACCACCGCCGCAACCCATCAGTTGGCTATCCTCTCGACAGAGCTGCATGACATCGTATCCACCTTCGCCATCAGCGGTGGGACAAAGCCGATCATGGCGCTCAAGCCGGCCAATCCGGTGGTTGCGCCCAAGGCTGCTTCGATGGCGCATTCTGAACCCGCTCAACGCACCTCCCGATCGCTTTTGGGCAAAACCGGCACGGACGATTGGTCAGAATTTTAA
- a CDS encoding sodium-translocating pyrophosphatase produces the protein MNSTLWLIALAGFLSIVYSIVTYRGLMAQDAGSARMQEISAAVREGAQAYLKRQYTTIAIVGVVIFIIGLVLLGWKAAVGFAVGAILSGLAGFIGMNVSVRANVRVAQAATKSLAGGLDLSFKAGAITGLLVAGLGLLGITLYFLFLTAGLGLSPTSRDVIDALVATSFGASLISIFARLGGGIFTKGADVGGDMVGKVEAGIPEDDPRNPATIADNVGDNVGDCAGMAADLFETYVVTSVATMVLAAIALPEAYKLAGMVLPLAIGGACVITSIIGTYFVKLGSSNNIMNALYKGLLATGVLSLIALYPVLNYMFGNMSVELGTGDLHFTPMSLFWCGVTGLVITAAIIYITEYYTGTGKRPVNSIAEASITGHGTNVIQGLAVSLESTALPALVIVVGILVTYNLAGLFGIAFAVTTMLALAGIIVALDAFGPVTDNAGGIAEMAGLPKEVRHNTDALDAVGNTTKAVTKGYAIGSAGLGALVLFAAYTQDLHSFFPDLKVSFDLSNPYVVVGLLFGGLLPYLFGGMSMTAVGRAAQAVVVEVRRQFKENPGIMKGTSKPDYARAVDLLTKAAIKEMIIPSLLPVLSPIVVYFVIKAIAGQAEAFASVGAMLMGVIVTGLFVAISMTAGGGAWDNAKKSFEDGFVDSKGVKHLKGSDAHKASVTGDTVGDPYKDTAGPAVNPMIKITNIMALLLLAVLAGH, from the coding sequence ATGAATTCAACTCTATGGCTGATTGCGCTGGCAGGCTTCCTGTCCATCGTTTACAGCATCGTCACTTACCGCGGCCTCATGGCCCAGGATGCAGGCTCGGCCCGCATGCAGGAAATCTCCGCTGCAGTGCGCGAAGGCGCGCAGGCTTATCTGAAGCGCCAATACACGACCATCGCCATTGTCGGCGTGGTGATCTTCATCATCGGCCTGGTGCTGCTGGGCTGGAAGGCCGCTGTCGGCTTCGCCGTGGGCGCCATCCTTTCAGGCCTCGCTGGCTTCATCGGCATGAATGTTTCGGTGCGCGCCAATGTGCGTGTTGCCCAAGCCGCCACCAAGTCTCTCGCTGGCGGTCTCGATCTCTCCTTCAAGGCCGGTGCCATTACCGGCCTTTTGGTTGCGGGCCTGGGCCTTCTCGGCATCACGCTTTACTTCTTGTTCCTCACTGCAGGTCTGGGCCTTTCGCCCACCAGCCGTGATGTGATTGACGCGCTGGTCGCCACCTCGTTTGGCGCTTCGCTGATCTCGATCTTCGCACGTCTCGGCGGCGGCATCTTCACCAAGGGTGCAGACGTGGGCGGCGACATGGTCGGTAAAGTCGAAGCCGGCATTCCGGAAGATGATCCACGCAACCCTGCGACCATCGCTGACAATGTCGGTGACAATGTTGGCGATTGCGCCGGCATGGCCGCTGACTTGTTCGAAACCTATGTGGTGACTTCGGTTGCCACCATGGTTCTGGCCGCCATCGCGCTGCCGGAAGCTTACAAGTTGGCCGGCATGGTTCTGCCGCTGGCGATTGGTGGCGCGTGCGTCATCACCTCGATCATCGGCACTTACTTTGTGAAGCTCGGTTCATCGAACAACATCATGAACGCGCTCTACAAGGGCTTGCTCGCCACCGGCGTGCTGTCGCTGATCGCGCTTTATCCCGTGCTGAACTACATGTTCGGCAACATGAGTGTTGAACTCGGCACCGGCGATCTGCACTTCACCCCGATGAGCCTGTTCTGGTGCGGTGTAACTGGCCTCGTGATTACTGCGGCCATCATCTACATCACCGAATATTACACCGGCACCGGCAAGCGCCCGGTGAACTCGATTGCCGAAGCGTCGATCACCGGCCATGGCACCAACGTCATCCAGGGCCTCGCGGTCTCGCTGGAATCGACGGCCCTGCCGGCACTGGTCATCGTGGTTGGCATTCTCGTCACTTATAACCTCGCTGGCCTCTTTGGCATCGCGTTTGCCGTCACCACCATGCTGGCTCTCGCCGGCATCATCGTGGCGCTGGATGCGTTTGGCCCTGTCACCGACAATGCCGGTGGCATTGCCGAAATGGCAGGCCTGCCCAAGGAAGTGCGCCACAACACCGACGCGCTCGACGCTGTGGGCAACACCACCAAGGCCGTGACCAAGGGCTATGCCATTGGTTCAGCCGGTCTGGGCGCTCTCGTGCTGTTTGCGGCTTACACGCAGGATCTGCACTCGTTCTTCCCTGACCTCAAGGTGAGCTTCGACCTCTCCAACCCCTACGTCGTCGTTGGCTTGCTGTTCGGCGGCCTGCTGCCTTATCTGTTTGGCGGCATGTCGATGACGGCTGTGGGCCGCGCGGCTCAGGCTGTGGTCGTTGAAGTGCGCCGCCAGTTCAAGGAAAACCCCGGCATCATGAAGGGCACGTCCAAGCCTGATTATGCTCGCGCGGTTGACCTGCTGACCAAGGCTGCCATCAAGGAAATGATCATCCCTTCCTTGCTGCCAGTGCTCTCGCCCATCGTGGTGTATTTCGTGATCAAGGCGATCGCCGGCCAGGCTGAAGCCTTCGCCTCTGTGGGCGCCATGCTCATGGGCGTGATCGTGACGGGCCTGTTTGTGGCCATCTCGATGACCGCCGGTGGCGGCGCCTGGGACAATGCCAAGAAGTCATTCGAAGATGGCTTCGTGGACTCAAAGGGCGTGAAGCACCTGAAGGGCAGCGATGCCCACAAGGCTTCCGTGACCGGTGACACCGTCGGCGACCCCTACAAGGACACCGCCGGCCCTGCCGTGAACCCGATGATCAAGATCACCAACATCATGGCACTGTTGCTGCTGGCCGTTCTGGCCGGGCACTAA
- a CDS encoding MFS transporter, whose product MKRPTQLVCALGLTQIAGYGSIYYSFSILAADVARDFGRTSSWFFLVFSGALIAGGLVMPFAGKLFDRFGAAQLMAAGSMLTGLFLVFTSTTHSLWAFAIGMALIQIVSGFVLYDAAFTTIVQSGLGGSQNMIMYLTLIAGFASTLFWPLTTALDHQWGWRWTMVFFAALNLAFCFPTHVWLSRNFRKAAHPAQASTASVAATTEQPMDRRTSLRLMIMVTAGFAISGVTLSAILSQMVPMLHELGLGNMALLVSTLFGPAQVAMRAVQIFFGKSQHPLTITIFALSLLPLALFILAITAPWIAGAVAFAILVGLASGLKSIVQGTLPLVVFGRTGYGSRIGIMSGFRYVTAALAPFAFSLLGEVTTTRTTAMIFAAIGVVGLLCFIDVIYVLRRRGQGVPL is encoded by the coding sequence GTGAAAAGACCAACACAGCTCGTTTGTGCCTTGGGGCTTACGCAGATCGCGGGCTATGGCTCGATCTACTATTCCTTTTCGATTTTAGCAGCTGACGTGGCCCGGGATTTCGGCCGCACTAGCAGCTGGTTCTTCCTCGTCTTCTCAGGCGCGCTGATCGCAGGCGGGCTGGTGATGCCCTTTGCCGGCAAACTGTTTGACCGTTTCGGCGCAGCCCAATTGATGGCGGCGGGCTCAATGCTTACCGGGCTTTTCCTGGTGTTCACATCCACCACGCATTCGCTTTGGGCCTTCGCCATCGGCATGGCGCTGATCCAGATCGTCTCGGGCTTCGTGCTCTACGATGCAGCCTTCACCACAATCGTCCAATCTGGCCTCGGCGGCAGCCAGAACATGATCATGTATCTCACGCTGATTGCAGGCTTCGCCTCAACGCTATTCTGGCCGCTCACCACAGCGCTTGACCATCAATGGGGCTGGCGCTGGACCATGGTGTTCTTTGCCGCCCTCAATCTGGCCTTCTGCTTTCCCACTCACGTCTGGCTGTCGCGCAATTTCCGCAAAGCCGCACATCCGGCCCAAGCCTCAACAGCCAGCGTCGCCGCAACCACAGAGCAACCGATGGACCGGCGTACATCTTTGCGCCTGATGATCATGGTCACCGCCGGTTTCGCCATCAGCGGCGTCACGCTCTCTGCCATCCTCTCGCAGATGGTGCCCATGCTGCATGAGCTTGGCCTGGGCAACATGGCATTACTCGTTTCAACCCTATTTGGGCCGGCTCAAGTGGCGATGCGTGCCGTCCAGATCTTCTTCGGCAAGTCGCAGCACCCGCTCACCATTACGATTTTCGCGCTCAGTCTGCTGCCACTGGCGCTGTTCATTCTCGCCATCACGGCGCCGTGGATCGCCGGCGCCGTGGCCTTCGCCATTCTGGTTGGCCTGGCCTCGGGCCTCAAAAGCATCGTGCAGGGCACGCTGCCCTTGGTTGTCTTCGGCCGCACTGGCTATGGCAGCCGCATCGGCATCATGAGCGGCTTCCGTTATGTGACGGCAGCACTTGCACCTTTCGCTTTCTCATTGCTGGGCGAAGTGACCACCACGCGCACCACTGCAATGATCTTCGCTGCCATCGGCGTCGTGGGCCTCCTGTGCTTCATCGACGTCATCTATGTCCTGCGCCGCCGGGGGCAGGGCGTGCCGCTCTGA